A region from the Sandaracinus amylolyticus genome encodes:
- a CDS encoding DUF167 domain-containing protein: MLSIEEGPGVVRFDVRVAPRSSRDAILGVHDGAMKVALTAPPVEGEANAALVALLAKKLGVAKRDVVLLRGETSRAKRVEVRGVAADAVRALVP; encoded by the coding sequence ATGCTGTCGATCGAGGAGGGGCCCGGGGTGGTGCGGTTCGACGTGCGGGTGGCGCCGCGCTCGAGCCGCGACGCGATCCTCGGGGTCCATGACGGCGCGATGAAGGTCGCGCTGACCGCGCCGCCCGTCGAGGGCGAGGCGAACGCGGCGCTCGTCGCGCTGCTCGCGAAGAAGCTCGGGGTCGCGAAGCGCGACGTGGTGCTGCTGCGGGGCGAGACGTCGCGCGCGAAGCGGGTCGAGGTGCGCGGCGTGGCCGCCGACGCGGTGCGCGCGCTGGTGCCCTGA
- a CDS encoding MFS transporter → MASPRSPTSRARLPVAVIALGLTSFFTDVASDMIVPLLPAFLATLGASTAMLGLIEGAAEATASFLKLGSGYVADRAPRKKPLVVVGYAIATFARPLIALAAIPAHVLAIRVVDRVGKGVRTAPRDAMIAAAAEPGEAGRAFGFHRAMDHAGAVVGPLVATALIALGLTVRGVFAAALIPGVIALLCVLSVREPAPEAMPVAKGEAPTIAGPAVPRSLRGYLGILALFALGNSSDAFLLLRAQDLGVPVAMIPVLWAVLHVSKVASTWIGGDLADRVPRPRLVAIGWIVYALTYLALGVATEAWQAWVIFVVYGAYHGLTEPAEKAMVKDLAPPSARGRAFGLYHFVIGVTAIPAGLLTGWIWEAFGPLHALGLGALIAAISGALLIAWDARGGLVRA, encoded by the coding sequence GTGGCTTCGCCGCGCTCTCCGACGTCGCGCGCACGTCTGCCCGTCGCGGTGATCGCGCTCGGGCTGACGAGCTTCTTCACCGACGTCGCGTCCGACATGATCGTGCCGCTGCTCCCCGCGTTCCTCGCGACGCTCGGCGCGAGCACCGCGATGCTCGGGCTGATCGAGGGCGCGGCCGAAGCGACCGCGAGCTTCCTCAAGCTCGGCTCGGGCTACGTCGCGGATCGCGCGCCGCGCAAGAAGCCGCTCGTCGTGGTGGGCTACGCGATCGCGACGTTCGCGCGCCCGCTGATCGCGCTCGCCGCGATCCCCGCGCACGTGCTCGCGATCCGGGTCGTCGATCGCGTCGGCAAGGGCGTGCGCACCGCGCCGCGCGACGCGATGATCGCAGCAGCGGCGGAGCCGGGCGAGGCCGGGCGCGCGTTCGGGTTCCATCGCGCGATGGACCACGCGGGCGCGGTCGTCGGACCGCTGGTCGCGACCGCACTGATCGCGCTGGGGCTCACGGTGCGCGGCGTGTTCGCGGCGGCGCTGATCCCGGGCGTGATCGCGCTGCTCTGTGTGCTGAGCGTGCGCGAGCCCGCGCCCGAGGCGATGCCGGTCGCGAAGGGCGAGGCGCCGACGATCGCCGGGCCCGCGGTGCCGCGCTCGCTGCGCGGCTATCTCGGCATCCTCGCGCTCTTCGCGCTGGGGAATTCGTCGGACGCGTTCCTGCTGCTGCGCGCGCAGGATCTCGGCGTGCCGGTCGCGATGATCCCGGTGCTGTGGGCGGTGCTCCACGTGTCGAAGGTCGCGAGCACCTGGATCGGCGGGGACCTCGCGGATCGAGTGCCGCGGCCGCGTCTCGTCGCGATCGGATGGATCGTCTACGCGCTCACGTACCTCGCGCTCGGCGTCGCCACCGAGGCGTGGCAGGCGTGGGTCATCTTCGTCGTGTACGGCGCGTACCACGGGCTCACCGAGCCCGCGGAGAAGGCGATGGTGAAGGACCTCGCGCCGCCGAGCGCGCGAGGACGCGCGTTCGGGCTCTATCACTTCGTGATCGGGGTGACGGCCATCCCCGCGGGCCTGCTCACGGGATGGATCTGGGAGGCGTTCGGGCCGCTGCACGCGCTCGGGCTGGGGGCGCTGATCGCCGCGATCTCGGGCGCGCTGCTGATCGCGTGGGACGCGCGCGGCGGGCTCGTCAGAGCGTGA
- a CDS encoding adenylate/guanylate cyclase domain-containing protein, whose amino-acid sequence MAGTTNLDAGARIAELEARVALLEERWRLNDAVDRLAEIAVRDRLPLDHAMRLLMPVLCDAVDARVAWIRTYDETLSLHDYVHATGDEATLPIDLDALAARADAGAVLERVGSSTVVAQRIDVAGDPFGTAAVLIPTALDDRQAERVRGLLHVFCEEIDNTLASIALARKKALAIDAMSDALAEPVLDDGLRAALAILQANVPFEDMLLVFRHEDDASGRTLHYKIIQNGVLVHDSTTRADPEIDAFLRSRAFRMMAGDDAEVRERFGIRRYREEVLINGVRSARVVGRLVVSSKRGEFNTFDRDLLDRFADSLRQRIVDFNREWKTLSVAFPRDACDRLLREESYREKYLTPRERECAVMFCDISGFTRVCEQVLVRPQAIGRLVDTWSERVVEILWETGGVFDKMVGDCIIGIWGPPFFDRSSKELCLAAMDAAARIRDFTRSLTTHEDLPELAGAEPLDVATGLHWCPLFVGVFGPDEDYTGFSAGMNNTARLQGQAKGGEILCMDSLVGVVDDDARFEAWREAKVKNVEHPLRFRAMRR is encoded by the coding sequence ATGGCGGGGACGACGAACCTGGATGCCGGTGCGCGGATCGCAGAGCTCGAGGCGCGCGTCGCGCTGCTCGAGGAGCGCTGGCGCCTGAACGACGCGGTCGATCGGCTGGCGGAGATCGCGGTGCGCGATCGGCTCCCGCTCGATCACGCGATGCGTCTCTTGATGCCGGTGCTCTGCGACGCCGTCGACGCGCGCGTCGCATGGATCCGCACCTACGACGAGACGCTCTCGCTGCACGACTACGTGCACGCGACCGGCGACGAAGCGACGCTGCCCATCGACCTCGACGCGCTCGCCGCGCGCGCGGATGCCGGGGCCGTCCTCGAGCGTGTCGGCTCGAGCACCGTGGTCGCGCAGCGGATCGACGTCGCCGGCGATCCGTTCGGCACCGCCGCGGTGCTGATCCCGACGGCGCTCGACGACAGGCAGGCCGAGCGAGTGCGCGGCCTGCTGCACGTGTTCTGCGAGGAGATCGACAACACGCTCGCGTCGATCGCCCTCGCGCGGAAGAAGGCGCTCGCGATCGACGCGATGAGCGACGCGCTCGCCGAGCCGGTGCTCGACGACGGCCTCCGCGCCGCGCTCGCGATCCTCCAGGCGAACGTGCCCTTCGAGGACATGCTGCTCGTCTTCCGACACGAGGACGACGCGTCGGGCCGCACGCTGCACTACAAGATCATCCAGAACGGCGTGCTCGTGCACGACTCGACGACGCGCGCGGATCCCGAGATCGACGCGTTCCTCCGCTCGCGTGCGTTCCGCATGATGGCCGGCGACGACGCCGAGGTGCGCGAGCGCTTCGGCATCCGTCGCTACCGCGAGGAGGTGCTGATCAACGGCGTGCGGTCCGCGCGCGTCGTCGGTCGTCTCGTCGTCTCGAGCAAGCGCGGCGAGTTCAACACGTTCGATCGCGATCTGCTCGACCGCTTCGCGGACTCGCTGCGCCAGCGCATCGTCGACTTCAACCGCGAGTGGAAGACGCTGAGCGTCGCGTTCCCGCGCGACGCGTGCGATCGCCTGCTGCGCGAGGAGAGCTATCGGGAGAAGTACCTCACGCCGCGCGAGCGCGAGTGCGCGGTGATGTTCTGCGACATCAGCGGCTTCACGCGCGTCTGCGAGCAGGTGCTGGTGCGCCCGCAGGCGATCGGCCGGCTCGTCGACACGTGGAGCGAGCGCGTCGTCGAGATCCTGTGGGAGACCGGCGGCGTCTTCGACAAGATGGTCGGCGACTGCATCATCGGGATCTGGGGCCCGCCCTTCTTCGATCGATCGTCGAAGGAGCTCTGCCTCGCGGCGATGGACGCCGCGGCGCGCATCCGCGACTTCACGCGCTCGCTCACGACGCACGAGGATCTGCCGGAGCTCGCGGGCGCCGAGCCGCTCGACGTGGCGACGGGCCTGCACTGGTGCCCGCTCTTCGTCGGCGTGTTCGGGCCCGACGAGGACTACACGGGCTTCAGCGCGGGCATGAACAACACCGCGCGCCTACAGGGCCAGGCGAAGGGCGGTGAGATCCTGTGCATGGACTCGCTGGTGGGCGTGGTCGACGACGACGCGCGCTTCGAGGCGTGGCGCGAGGCGAAGGTGAAGAACGTCGAGCACCCGCTGCGCTTCCGCGCGATGAGACGCTAG
- a CDS encoding enoyl-CoA hydratase/isomerase family protein — protein sequence MNDVLRVEDHGAVRVLTLSRPEKKNAFDVALTEALWSALERASADESVRVVVVTGAGDMFSAGADVNLFLQAGTGGLEGDISKVARLYEPLRACTKPVIAAVQGPTVGMGVTMLPHFDLVYAAEHATFLVPFVRLGLVVEYAGSFALPRLIGHQRTRELLLRAKPIDARTAEHWGLVTRVFPRESFTSEVMAIANDVAALPPGAILECRRLVDKGEQSDMQHAIDEENRVLATRYGSAENVDAVKAFLTRRK from the coding sequence ATGAACGACGTGCTGCGGGTCGAAGATCACGGTGCGGTGCGCGTGCTGACCCTCAGCCGCCCCGAGAAGAAGAACGCGTTCGACGTCGCGCTCACCGAGGCGCTCTGGAGCGCGCTCGAGCGCGCGAGCGCCGACGAGAGCGTGCGCGTGGTCGTGGTCACCGGCGCGGGCGACATGTTCTCCGCGGGCGCCGACGTGAACCTGTTCCTCCAGGCGGGCACCGGCGGGCTCGAGGGCGACATCAGCAAGGTCGCGCGCCTCTACGAGCCGCTGCGCGCATGCACGAAGCCGGTGATCGCCGCGGTGCAGGGCCCGACGGTCGGCATGGGCGTCACGATGCTCCCGCACTTCGATCTCGTGTACGCCGCCGAGCACGCGACGTTCTTGGTGCCGTTCGTGCGGCTCGGGCTCGTCGTCGAGTACGCGGGCTCGTTCGCGCTGCCGCGGCTCATCGGGCACCAGCGCACGCGCGAGCTGCTGTTGCGCGCGAAGCCGATCGACGCGCGCACCGCGGAGCACTGGGGGCTCGTCACGCGCGTCTTCCCGCGCGAGTCGTTCACCAGCGAAGTGATGGCGATCGCGAACGACGTCGCGGCGCTGCCGCCCGGCGCGATCCTCGAGTGCCGTCGCCTCGTCGACAAGGGCGAGCAGAGCGACATGCAGCACGCGATCGACGAAGAGAACCGCGTGCTCGCGACGCGCTACGGCAGCGCGGAGAACGTCGACGCCGTGAAGGCGTTCCTGACCCGTCGGAAGTGA